Proteins encoded in a region of the Limanda limanda chromosome 17, fLimLim1.1, whole genome shotgun sequence genome:
- the zgc:55558 gene encoding GTPase KRas — MTEYKLVVVGAGGVGKSALTIQLIQNHFVDEYDPTIEDSYRKQVVIDGETCLLDILDTAGQEEYSAMRDQYMRTGEGFLCVFAINNIKSFEDVHLYREQINRVKDSDSVPMVLVGNKSDLGTRNVESRQAQELARSYGVPFVETSAKTRQGVEEAFYSLVREIRKYKETNRSNKKSKKNTQKRRCLIL, encoded by the exons aTGACCGAGTACaagctggtggtggtgggggctgGAGGTGTGGGGAAGAGTGCTCTCACCATCCAGCTCATCCAGAACCACTTCGTAGACGAGTATGATCCAACCATCGAG GACTCGTACAGAAAGCAGGTGGTGATTGACGGAGAGACGTGTCTGCTGGACATCCTGGACACGGCAGGTCAGGAGGAGTACAGCGCCATGAGGGATCAGTACATGAGGACAGGAGAGGGCTTCCTCTGCGTGTTCGCCATCAACAACATCAAGTCCTTCGAGGACGTTCACCTCTACAG agagCAGATCAACCGGGTGAAGGACAGTGACAGCGTTCCCATGGTGCTGGTGGGGAATAAGAGCGACCTGGGAACCCGCAATGTGGAATCACGCCAGGCGCAGGAGCTGGCACGCAGCTACGGCGTGCCGTTTGTGGAGACCTCTGCCAAAACCAGACAG ggTGTGGAGGAAGCGTTCTATTCACTGGTACGGGAGATTAGAAAATATAAGGAGACCAACCGCAGCAACAAGAAGAGCAAGAAGAACACTCAGAAGAGACGCTGTTTGATACTAtag